The following proteins are encoded in a genomic region of Arcobacter cloacae:
- the gmhA gene encoding D-sedoheptulose 7-phosphate isomerase, with translation MKQAIKDEFSSHLETINTVINTMEEKLEAASALAVETLKNGNKILLCGNGGSAADAQHIAAELTGRYKTERRGLPGIALTTDTSALTAIGNDYGYDRVFDRQVEALANKGDLLIGISTSGNSKNVINALKIAKEMGCKTLGLSGRDGGAMNDVCDVNLVVPSNNTPRIQEMHILFGHTICQIIDNELS, from the coding sequence GTGAAACAAGCAATTAAAGATGAATTTTCATCACATTTAGAAACAATTAATACAGTAATAAACACTATGGAAGAAAAACTTGAAGCTGCATCAGCACTTGCAGTTGAGACTTTAAAAAATGGAAATAAAATTTTACTTTGTGGAAATGGTGGAAGTGCAGCAGATGCTCAACATATAGCAGCAGAGCTTACAGGAAGATATAAAACTGAAAGACGAGGATTACCAGGGATTGCCCTTACAACTGATACAAGTGCCTTAACTGCTATTGGAAATGACTATGGATATGATAGGGTTTTTGATAGACAAGTTGAAGCTTTGGCAAATAAAGGTGATTTATTAATAGGTATTAGTACAAGTGGAAATAGTAAAAATGTAATTAATGCTTTAAAAATAGCAAAAGAGATGGGATGCAAAACTTTAGGACTAAGCGGTCGTGATGGTGGAGCAATGAATGATGTTTGTGATGTAAACTTAGTAGTTCCATCAAACAATACTCCAAGAATTCAAGAGATGCATATCTTATTTGGACATACAATTTGCCAAATAATAGATAATGAATTAAGCTAA
- the rfaD gene encoding ADP-glyceromanno-heptose 6-epimerase, whose amino-acid sequence MKYNDINFNKKTILITGGAGFIGSNLAFYFQENYPKAKVVVLDCFRSGETFSNGNLKSFGHFKNLLGFKGVVISGDINDKKLLKSLEKNYKFDYIFHQAAISDTTVSEQDLMIKTNVNAYEDLLKIAIKHKANMIYASSAATYGDSDRFEVGYEKPNNAYGFSKVMMDNITAEYLKKDLEISIVGLKYFNVYGPREFFKNKTASMVVQFGHQILKGLTPKLFEGSDKILRDFIYIDDIIQANILATNPKKSGVYNVGTGCARSFEDIVNILQNELEINNGKEYMPNPYVGSYQFFTQANIETTQKYLDYEPRFSMEDGIKAYIPEIKRLFQEEVK is encoded by the coding sequence ATGAAATATAATGATATAAATTTTAATAAAAAAACAATTTTAATAACAGGTGGTGCTGGTTTTATAGGTTCTAACCTCGCGTTTTATTTTCAAGAAAATTATCCAAAAGCAAAAGTTGTAGTTTTAGATTGTTTTAGAAGTGGAGAGACTTTTTCAAATGGAAATTTAAAAAGTTTTGGACATTTTAAAAATCTTTTAGGGTTTAAAGGTGTTGTAATAAGTGGTGATATAAATGACAAAAAACTTTTAAAAAGCCTAGAGAAAAACTATAAATTTGACTATATTTTTCATCAAGCAGCAATTTCTGATACAACTGTTAGCGAACAAGATTTGATGATAAAAACAAATGTAAATGCCTATGAAGATTTATTAAAAATTGCCATTAAACATAAAGCAAATATGATTTATGCTTCAAGTGCTGCAACTTATGGAGATAGCGATAGATTTGAAGTTGGATACGAAAAACCAAATAATGCTTATGGATTTAGTAAAGTTATGATGGATAATATAACAGCTGAATATCTAAAAAAAGATTTAGAAATTTCAATAGTTGGATTAAAATATTTTAATGTTTATGGTCCAAGGGAATTTTTCAAAAATAAAACAGCCTCGATGGTTGTTCAATTTGGTCACCAAATTTTAAAAGGATTAACACCAAAACTATTTGAGGGAAGTGATAAAATACTTAGAGATTTTATCTATATTGATGATATTATTCAAGCAAATATTTTGGCTACAAATCCAAAAAAATCTGGAGTTTATAATGTTGGAACTGGATGTGCTAGAAGTTTTGAAGATATAGTAAATATTTTACAAAATGAGCTAGAAATTAATAATGGAAAAGAGTATATGCCAAATCCTTATGTTGGTTCTTATCAATTTTTCACACAAGCAAATATAGAAACTACACAAAAATATTTAGATTATGAACCAAGATTTTCTATGGAAGATGGAATAAAAGCCTATATTCCTGAAATTAAAAGATTATTTCAAGAAGAAGTTAAATGA
- the waaF gene encoding lipopolysaccharide heptosyltransferase II, with protein sequence MKIFIEIPTWLGDAIMTTPAIQNIIKTYPDAKITLLGSFVSTQAFKDYPNIEKVLVDDTKKSGNRYKNLISLAKSIGKVDLAISFRRSFSSKFMMFFVKAKKKFNYKRLTKEEIHLCIRYNDFVNKVLNLNNKVGDLKLYFKPFSYSKPTLGINPGATYGSAKRWYPNEFAKVAISLASKYDIVIFGGPAETDIANDIEKELIKNGITNYQNLAGKTTISELIEKIAGLDLFITNDSGPMHIAAAYKTKTIAIFGPTKFTETNQWNNDKNGLIVTKNLECAPCMKRSCPLKHHNCMKEITADDVLKAVENLA encoded by the coding sequence ATGAAAATATTTATTGAAATTCCAACTTGGTTGGGTGATGCTATTATGACAACACCTGCAATACAAAATATAATAAAAACATATCCAGATGCAAAGATTACTCTTTTAGGTTCTTTTGTTTCAACACAGGCTTTTAAAGATTATCCAAATATTGAAAAAGTTTTAGTTGATGATACAAAAAAAAGTGGAAATAGATATAAAAATCTAATCTCTTTGGCAAAATCTATTGGAAAAGTTGATTTAGCCATCTCTTTTAGAAGAAGTTTTTCTTCAAAATTTATGATGTTTTTTGTAAAAGCAAAAAAGAAATTCAACTATAAAAGACTTACAAAAGAAGAGATACATTTATGTATAAGGTACAATGATTTTGTAAATAAAGTTTTGAATTTAAACAACAAAGTTGGTGATTTAAAACTCTATTTTAAACCATTTTCATATTCAAAACCAACTTTAGGAATAAACCCAGGTGCAACCTATGGAAGTGCTAAAAGATGGTATCCAAATGAGTTTGCAAAGGTTGCAATTTCATTAGCTTCAAAATATGATATTGTAATTTTTGGAGGACCTGCTGAAACTGATATTGCAAATGATATTGAAAAAGAGTTAATTAAAAATGGTATTACAAATTATCAAAATTTAGCAGGTAAGACCACAATTTCAGAACTTATAGAAAAAATTGCAGGATTAGATTTATTTATTACAAATGATAGTGGACCTATGCATATAGCAGCTGCTTATAAAACAAAAACAATAGCTATTTTTGGACCTACAAAATTTACAGAAACAAATCAATGGAATAATGATAAAAATGGTTTGATAGTTACAAAAAACTTAGAGTGTGCACCTTGTATGAAAAGAAGTTGTCCTTTAAAACATCACAACTGTATGAAAGAAATCACAGCAGATGATGTTTTAAAAGCAGTTGAAAATTTAGCTTAA
- a CDS encoding potassium channel family protein: MSIINKIKKSLGWEVRRVKPQYDLNPIIYSQLKPLRLPLILIQIVMMIGTLGYVYLEDYSIMHAIFQSAYTLTNTGFGALNESNFRNETIVFTVCLMLSGFASLIFAVGIVIDVIANGTLRELLKERKMLYKIARLRRHFVIFYHNEYTIQLARQFRENHIPFVVVDPSDNIEQIAKENHYPYFIKEEPYKELAFLKSHLSSAKGVISLSKNISDNITLIASVRLYEKELGRNPFLIISNAETQNEKIRLKKLGADKVVATPSLMAKRISAMAIRPDMENVLEEFLYKKDTPIDMEEIYVNEQSWIVDRQLKDLRLRDILKVSVIGITEASGLFIQMPKGTTVIKANCRLLLVGSQKGIARARKIINLTTQPEDI; encoded by the coding sequence ATGAGCATAATCAATAAAATAAAAAAATCTCTTGGCTGGGAAGTTAGGAGAGTAAAACCTCAATACGACTTAAATCCAATAATTTATTCTCAGTTAAAACCTTTAAGATTGCCTCTTATATTAATCCAAATTGTAATGATGATAGGAACTTTAGGATATGTATATCTTGAAGATTATTCTATAATGCATGCAATTTTTCAATCAGCTTATACTCTTACAAATACTGGATTTGGTGCCTTAAATGAATCAAATTTTAGAAATGAAACTATTGTTTTTACAGTATGTTTGATGTTATCGGGATTTGCAAGTCTTATTTTTGCTGTGGGTATTGTAATTGATGTTATTGCAAATGGTACTTTGCGTGAATTATTAAAGGAAAGAAAGATGCTTTATAAAATAGCAAGATTAAGAAGACATTTTGTAATTTTTTATCACAATGAATATACTATTCAGTTAGCAAGACAATTTAGAGAAAATCATATTCCTTTTGTTGTTGTTGATCCAAGTGATAACATTGAGCAAATAGCAAAAGAGAATCACTACCCTTATTTCATAAAAGAAGAGCCTTATAAAGAACTTGCTTTTTTGAAATCACATTTAAGTTCAGCAAAGGGTGTTATCTCTTTATCAAAAAATATATCTGATAATATTACTTTGATTGCATCTGTTAGGCTTTATGAAAAAGAGTTAGGACGAAATCCATTTTTGATTATTTCAAATGCAGAGACTCAAAATGAGAAAATAAGACTTAAAAAACTTGGAGCTGATAAAGTTGTAGCAACCCCATCTTTAATGGCTAAAAGAATCAGTGCAATGGCTATACGACCAGATATGGAAAATGTTTTAGAAGAGTTTCTATACAAAAAAGATACTCCAATTGATATGGAAGAGATTTATGTAAATGAACAATCTTGGATTGTTGATAGGCAATTAAAAGATTTAAGACTTAGAGATATTTTAAAAGTTTCAGTAATAGGTATTACAGAAGCTAGTGGATTGTTTATTCAAATGCCAAAAGGAACTACTGTAATTAAAGCAAATTGCAGATTATTGTTAGTTGGTTCTCAAAAAGGAATAGCAAGAGCTAGAAAGATTATAAATTTAACTACACAACCAGAGGATATATAA
- a CDS encoding glycosyltransferase codes for MDKITISYKTTNLLIEKLKQQENIEVLKQNSFLISLFSKKKYADVYFHSGSLDEKSIENITNSKMTITNCFASMNEIIAKTKISHEKVKVIYPSVDIEFKKPKEVKAKLCEELNINIDTKLILFTAKNFKTSGIKEFLDICSSISYQNLKIIITGEQKQITALQFQLPKYQNLEDKIILLEDYKNIDDLFLASDIFLLPTYNKFFSTNVIKAMFCKCVVFLSIENDAKEIVDVFASMDSPTDPSTAFKIDAVLLDKNEMKKIKKQNRKLASEFDINSNLIKINNILENV; via the coding sequence ATGGATAAAATAACAATTTCTTACAAAACAACTAACTTATTAATAGAAAAACTAAAACAACAAGAAAATATAGAAGTTTTAAAACAGAATAGTTTTTTAATCTCTTTATTTAGTAAAAAAAAGTATGCAGATGTATATTTTCATTCTGGTAGTTTAGATGAAAAATCTATTGAAAATATAACAAACTCAAAAATGACAATAACAAACTGTTTTGCTTCAATGAACGAAATAATAGCAAAAACAAAAATTTCCCATGAAAAAGTAAAAGTGATATATCCAAGTGTAGATATCGAATTTAAAAAACCAAAAGAAGTAAAAGCAAAACTTTGCGAAGAACTCAATATTAATATTGATACTAAATTGATTTTATTTACAGCAAAAAATTTTAAAACTTCAGGAATAAAAGAGTTTTTAGATATTTGTTCTTCAATCTCTTATCAAAATTTGAAAATAATAATTACAGGTGAACAAAAACAGATTACTGCATTGCAGTTTCAATTACCAAAATATCAAAATTTAGAAGACAAAATAATTTTATTAGAAGATTATAAAAATATTGATGATTTGTTTTTAGCAAGTGATATTTTTTTATTACCAACTTATAATAAGTTTTTTTCTACAAATGTTATAAAAGCTATGTTTTGTAAGTGTGTAGTTTTTTTATCTATAGAGAATGATGCAAAAGAGATTGTTGATGTATTTGCTTCAATGGATTCACCAACAGACCCAAGTACAGCTTTTAAAATAGATGCTGTTTTATTAGATAAAAATGAGATGAAAAAAATAAAAAAACAAAATAGAAAATTAGCTTCAGAGTTCGATATAAACTCAAATTTAATTAAAATAAACAATATCTTAGAAAATGTTTAA
- the rpmB gene encoding 50S ribosomal protein L28 yields MSRRCAISGKGPMVGNNVSHAKNRTKRRFLPNIRTVRVTLEDGTTTKLKISARELRTLKKHS; encoded by the coding sequence ATGTCAAGAAGATGTGCAATATCTGGAAAAGGACCTATGGTTGGTAACAACGTAAGTCACGCAAAAAACAGAACTAAAAGAAGATTTTTACCAAACATTAGAACAGTTAGAGTTACTTTAGAAGATGGAACTACAACTAAGTTAAAAATTTCTGCAAGAGAGTTAAGAACTCTTAAAAAACACTCATAA
- the rfaE1 gene encoding D-glycero-beta-D-manno-heptose-7-phosphate kinase, giving the protein MIKLDKKPNILVIGDLMIDHYLWGSCDRISPEAPVQVVNVKKESSVLGGAGNVINNLFALGAKVDVISVMGDDAVANELKSLLEKIEVSSSNLIVEENRKTSKKSRLIASQQQVLRYDMESIDDISEQSSNKILENLKSNIKKYDSIILSDYGKGVLTTNLTKEIIKIANENKVKVLVDPKGKDYSKYKGSYTLTPNKKEAMEATNIDIKDEKSLVKALEDLKQKCDLEVSLITLSENGIAILKDELIVKPTVAREVYDVTGAGDTVIASIAFALGNDLNIEEAISFANLAAGVVVGKIGSATASLDEIYEYESSLHKSSSTSHIKTFQEIEKLAYKFHELGKKVVFTNGCFDILHAGHVKYLEVAKSYGDVLIVGVNADSSVRKLKGPTRPINNQDDRAYILASLESVDYVVIFEEETPYELIKLVKPHTLVKGGDYEGKDVVGQDIANELKLVQFVDGKSTTNTIKRIQNSETSN; this is encoded by the coding sequence ATGATAAAATTAGATAAAAAACCAAATATTCTTGTAATTGGTGATTTGATGATAGATCACTATTTATGGGGAAGTTGCGATAGAATCTCACCTGAAGCTCCTGTTCAAGTGGTAAATGTAAAAAAAGAGAGTTCAGTTCTTGGAGGTGCAGGAAATGTAATAAATAATCTTTTTGCACTTGGAGCAAAAGTAGATGTAATAAGTGTTATGGGTGATGATGCAGTTGCAAATGAGCTAAAAAGTTTATTAGAAAAAATAGAGGTTTCAAGTTCAAATTTAATAGTTGAAGAAAATAGAAAAACATCTAAAAAAAGCAGACTAATCGCTTCTCAACAACAAGTGTTGAGATATGATATGGAAAGTATTGATGATATAAGTGAACAAAGTTCTAATAAAATTTTAGAAAATCTAAAATCAAATATCAAAAAATATGACTCTATTATTTTATCAGATTATGGAAAAGGTGTTTTAACTACAAACTTAACAAAAGAGATTATAAAAATTGCAAATGAAAATAAAGTAAAAGTTTTAGTTGACCCAAAAGGTAAAGATTATAGTAAATATAAAGGCTCTTACACTTTAACACCAAATAAAAAAGAGGCTATGGAAGCTACTAACATTGATATAAAAGATGAAAAAAGTTTAGTAAAAGCCTTAGAAGATTTAAAACAAAAATGCGATTTAGAAGTATCTCTTATAACTTTAAGTGAAAATGGAATTGCTATTTTAAAAGATGAGTTAATAGTAAAACCAACGGTTGCAAGGGAAGTTTATGATGTAACAGGAGCTGGTGATACGGTAATTGCATCTATTGCTTTTGCTTTAGGAAATGATTTGAATATTGAAGAAGCGATTAGTTTTGCAAACTTAGCAGCTGGAGTTGTAGTTGGTAAAATTGGAAGTGCAACTGCCTCGTTAGATGAAATATATGAATATGAATCAAGTCTTCATAAATCAAGTTCAACTTCACATATAAAAACTTTCCAAGAGATAGAAAAACTAGCTTATAAATTCCATGAACTTGGGAAAAAAGTAGTTTTCACAAATGGTTGCTTTGATATTTTACACGCAGGTCATGTAAAATATCTTGAAGTTGCAAAAAGTTATGGTGATGTTTTAATTGTTGGAGTAAATGCTGATAGTAGTGTAAGAAAACTAAAAGGACCAACAAGACCTATTAATAATCAAGATGATAGAGCATATATTTTAGCTTCATTAGAGTCGGTTGATTATGTGGTTATTTTTGAAGAAGAGACACCCTATGAACTTATAAAATTGGTAAAACCTCACACTTTAGTAAAAGGTGGAGATTATGAGGGTAAAGATGTTGTTGGACAAGATATAGCAAATGAGTTAAAACTTGTTCAATTTGTTGATGGAAAAAGTACAACAAATACTATAAAAAGGATACAAAACAGTGAAACAAGCAATTAA
- the gmhB gene encoding D-glycero-beta-D-manno-heptose 1,7-bisphosphate 7-phosphatase gives MFLDRDGVINHDHGYVYEIEKFEFIDGVFDACKYFISLGYEIIVITNQSGIGRGYYTQDDFLTLTNWMIKEFNKNEIEILKVYFCPHSPSEDCDCRKPKIGMITQSLNDFSIDLQNSWLIGDKISDIQTAINANIPNRILIGEDSNSLFDTINIIKNKVNNEI, from the coding sequence ATTTTCCTAGATAGAGATGGGGTTATAAACCATGACCATGGTTATGTTTATGAAATTGAAAAGTTTGAGTTCATAGATGGTGTTTTTGATGCTTGTAAATATTTTATCTCTTTGGGTTATGAAATTATTGTTATTACAAATCAATCGGGAATAGGAAGAGGTTATTATACTCAAGATGACTTTTTAACTCTTACAAATTGGATGATAAAAGAGTTTAATAAAAATGAAATTGAAATATTAAAAGTATATTTTTGTCCCCATTCACCTAGTGAAGATTGTGATTGTAGAAAACCAAAAATTGGAATGATTACACAATCTTTAAATGATTTTTCTATAGATTTACAAAATTCTTGGCTAATTGGTGATAAAATAAGTGATATACAAACAGCAATAAATGCTAATATTCCAAATAGAATATTAATAGGAGAAGATTCAAATAGTTTATTTGATACAATCAATATAATAAAAAATAAGGTTAATAATGAAATATAA